GCTGTCATCGACAACGAGGATCATCACACGCGACCCTTCTGTGCGGATACACGCACGATGCAATATCCGGGCCAAAAGGTCAAGCAAAGCGGCGCCGCCGCGTCACTGAGCCGGCTCGGTAATCAAGGCAATCCGGTAGATGCCGGCTCGGTTTGCCGCCTTGGTGGCCTCCAGCAGATCGTCATTGGGGACTGATGCGTCGGCCCTGATGATGAGCTGCATCGCGGGGTTCGCCTTCAGAACGGCCCTCAACTGCGCCTCGAGGTCGTCCTTGGCCACGGCCTTGTCCTCGAGCGTATATGTCCCGTCGGCAGCGATCTGCAGCCGGATGTCCACCGGCTCAGCATTGACGTTTTCCGCCCCGGGCGATACGGAACCGTTTGTCACCCCGTCGGGCGCCGCCACATCGCTTCCCTGCCCCCCGTTCGTCGCCGAGGAGCCGGGTTGGACACTCACTGGCGTCCCGGAAGCCAGGAGCGCCTTGACCTCGTTTGCGGAGATGCGCAGCGCGGCCACGTCCTTCTTCAGCGACTCGACGGAGTCCTGAAGCTTGGTGATCTGCGATCCGCCCGTCGAGCCACCGCCCGCGAGCACCGTGTAGACAAAGGCCACCGCGACAACAACCACTCCAAGGGCCACAAGATAGGCTGGCACTCCCTTCATTGATCCCGCCTTCCGAGCATGGTGAGCGTGTTTCTCGTTGCCGTTATCATACCACCACGCTATCGTTGGCGCGACCACTCACTGCCGAACGGCAACTGCTGGAGGGGCAACATGAAACCGCTGGCCGCCATCCTCGTCTGCTTGGTCTTGGTCACACTCGGCGCGCCTGCCGGGTCGCAACAACGGCCCGTCATCGTGCGGCCCGAGGTGCCGATCACGACTGGCAGTGTCCCGCCCGCCGTCGGCCCCGAGTCCTTCGGCACGACGCTCCTGCTCCGGTTCTGGACCGCCAAGGGCGACGCCGAGGTCCTCGCCATCGAGCTCCGATGCGCCACGCCCGAGTTCCGCGCCGTCCTGAGCCGCGCGACGGACGAAGGCAGCGACTCCTTCCACGTCGAGGGAGTGATCCAGCCGTTGCGAGATCGTCAGGTTCTGATCGTGTTCGAGTCGGCCGTCGCCTCGAGCGGAAAAGGCCCCGACCTGAGCTTCGCGTCCAGAGGCAGCGCCATCCTGCGCGAAGGCGCCCCCAAGGCCCTCGTCACCGCCGGCGACCTCTCGCTCAACGCCCAAGTGACCTTCGACGCCGAGGAGTAGGAATCAGACAGGATCAACCGGATCGACCGGATGCGGAGTGTCCCGTCGATCCCGTTCATCCCGTCAAGTGCTCTCCCGTTTCCTTCACCGAAAAGACAGGTGCCCGTCCCTGTTTCTGCACCGCCGTGAGGAACGCCGGCTACCTCCTGCGCTTCTTCTCGCCCAAGCGCAGGATGCGCACCAGCCCGCCGATCCATATTCCGGCGAAGAATCCGCCCAGGTGCGCCATGACGGCCACCTGTCCTCCGAGCGGCAGCGCCAGCTGCCCAAGAAACCACACCCCGACGAAGAGGATCGCCGGGACCGGGAAGCTCATGGCGACAAGTGCCACGCGCACGCTGCTCCACGGGAACAGCACGATGTAGAGCCCGAGGACGCCCGACACCGCGCCGCTTGCCCCAAGACACGGCACAGTCGAGTTCGGTTGAAGCGACACGTGGGCCAACGCGGCAATCACGCCGAGCGCCAGGTAGAGAAACAGGAAGGGAATGGAACGCAGCCGATCCTCCACCCGGTCTCCAAACGCCAGGAGGAACATCATGTTGGACACGAGGTGAAGCTTGCCGATGTGGGCGAACTGGTGCGTCAGCAGGGTCTCCAGTCGCGTCTTCGCCACAACCTCGCGCGGAATGAACGACCAGTTCTCGATTCCGTAGGCCGCCCCGCCGATGAAATACGCAGCGACGGTGAGCCCGACCAGAGCCCACATCACAACCGGCGGACGCGACAGCGCCGGCGCGTTGCTCACCGGCAACCCGCCGACCAGGCACCCCAACGGGCCCAGCACGTTGACGTGCGGCAACTGCCGGTCCATGTCGTCGTCGTAGCCGAGCGGCTCGTACTCCTCCGCCACGTCGGGCCCCTTGAGCACGCCCGCGCTCATGTGCGTGACGCCCGGGTCCATCACGCGGAAGCGCGCGATTCGCAGCATCTGGCCCGGCTCGACCCACAGGCCCCCGCACGAAGGACACCGCCCCAGGAAGATGCCCGAACGGTACGCGTAGTTGAACGTCTTCATCGGCCCGCCGCACCCCGGACAAGCCGCGCCGCGCTCGCCGACCATGAGCCGGCCCGGCGT
The nucleotide sequence above comes from Verrucomicrobiota bacterium. Encoded proteins:
- a CDS encoding biopolymer transporter ExbD, with protein sequence MKGVPAYLVALGVVVVAVAFVYTVLAGGGSTGGSQITKLQDSVESLKKDVAALRISANEVKALLASGTPVSVQPGSSATNGGQGSDVAAPDGVTNGSVSPGAENVNAEPVDIRLQIAADGTYTLEDKAVAKDDLEAQLRAVLKANPAMQLIIRADASVPNDDLLEATKAANRAGIYRIALITEPAQ
- a CDS encoding rhomboid family intramembrane serine protease gives rise to the protein MRCPECNQVLDPLQTEAYSALVCRACGGMFYPEAEFNKHLDVVQRILPPQITVQEVAPPKTPGRLMVGERGAACPGCGGPMKTFNYAYRSGIFLGRCPSCGGLWVEPGQMLRIARFRVMDPGVTHMSAGVLKGPDVAEEYEPLGYDDDMDRQLPHVNVLGPLGCLVGGLPVSNAPALSRPPVVMWALVGLTVAAYFIGGAAYGIENWSFIPREVVAKTRLETLLTHQFAHIGKLHLVSNMMFLLAFGDRVEDRLRSIPFLFLYLALGVIAALAHVSLQPNSTVPCLGASGAVSGVLGLYIVLFPWSSVRVALVAMSFPVPAILFVGVWFLGQLALPLGGQVAVMAHLGGFFAGIWIGGLVRILRLGEKKRRR